The Kitasatospora setae KM-6054 genome contains a region encoding:
- a CDS encoding RNA polymerase sigma factor, with protein MSPTDDDGLPGPDPGPDKGTGTGTGTGTGTDAAAVGEPARRAVAAVWRIESARIVGALARYTGDFALAEDVAQEALAEALVSWSRDGAPANPVGWLLATARRRAIDAFRRRSALDERYALLAGQLTEGGAVTGAAAPAADGRDELPWDPDRIDDDVLALVFTACHPVLAPEARVALTLRVVAGLSSEEIARAFLVPVPTVQARITRAKKTIAAARVPFALPPAEERRARLGAVLSVLYVVFTEGATATAGTDLLRTDLAYEAVRLARTLAALLPDEPEPHGLLALFELTAARFPARTGPDGEAVLLEDQDRTRWDHGATRRGLAALGRAGAIGRGLGPYGLQAAIAACHAGAPSVAETDWERIVLLYEALGRVAPSPVVELNRAVAVAMASGPADGLAIVDDLLATDRLPGSHLLPGVRGELLARLGRTAEARAELELAARRCRNARERAVLLRKAAALD; from the coding sequence ATGTCCCCGACCGACGACGACGGCCTGCCGGGCCCGGACCCGGGCCCGGACAAGGGCACCGGCACCGGCACCGGCACCGGCACCGGCACCGACGCGGCGGCGGTCGGCGAGCCGGCCCGGCGGGCCGTCGCGGCGGTCTGGCGGATCGAGTCCGCCCGGATCGTCGGGGCGCTGGCCCGCTACACCGGCGACTTCGCGCTCGCCGAGGACGTCGCGCAGGAGGCGCTGGCCGAGGCGCTGGTGTCCTGGTCGCGCGACGGCGCGCCCGCGAACCCGGTGGGCTGGCTGCTGGCGACCGCGCGGCGGCGGGCGATCGACGCCTTCCGCCGCCGGTCGGCGCTGGACGAGCGCTACGCGCTGCTGGCGGGGCAGCTCACCGAGGGCGGGGCGGTGACGGGCGCGGCCGCCCCGGCGGCGGACGGGCGGGACGAGCTGCCCTGGGACCCGGACCGGATCGACGACGACGTGCTGGCGCTGGTGTTCACCGCCTGCCACCCGGTGCTCGCCCCGGAGGCCCGGGTGGCGCTCACCCTGCGGGTGGTGGCGGGCCTGTCCAGCGAGGAGATCGCCCGCGCCTTCCTGGTGCCGGTGCCGACCGTGCAGGCCCGGATCACCCGGGCGAAGAAGACCATCGCGGCCGCCCGCGTCCCGTTCGCGCTGCCGCCCGCCGAGGAGCGCCGGGCCCGGCTGGGCGCGGTGCTGAGCGTGCTGTACGTGGTGTTCACCGAGGGCGCGACGGCGACGGCGGGCACCGACCTGCTCCGCACCGACCTCGCCTACGAGGCCGTCCGGCTGGCCCGGACGCTGGCCGCGCTGCTGCCCGACGAGCCCGAACCGCACGGCCTGCTGGCCCTGTTCGAGCTGACGGCGGCCCGCTTCCCGGCCCGCACCGGGCCGGACGGCGAGGCGGTGCTGCTGGAGGACCAGGACCGCACCCGCTGGGACCACGGCGCGACCCGCCGCGGCCTGGCCGCCCTCGGCCGGGCCGGCGCGATCGGCCGCGGCCTCGGGCCGTACGGGCTGCAGGCGGCGATCGCGGCCTGCCACGCGGGGGCGCCGTCGGTCGCGGAGACCGACTGGGAGCGGATCGTGCTGCTGTACGAGGCGCTCGGCCGGGTCGCGCCGTCGCCCGTGGTCGAGTTGAACCGGGCCGTGGCGGTCGCGATGGCGAGCGGCCCGGCGGACGGGCTGGCCATCGTCGACGACCTGCTCGCCACCGACCGGCTGCCCGGCTCCCACCTGCTGCCGGGCGTCCGCGGCGAACTGCTCGCCCGCCTGGGCCGCACCGCCGAGGCCCGCGCCGAGCTCGAACTCGCCGCCCGCCGCTGCCGCAACGCCCGCGAACGCGCGGTGCTGCTCCGCAAGGCGGCCGCCCTGGACTGA
- a CDS encoding sensor histidine kinase, whose product MRQEEPRSRLPQLRLDELLAELQARIDVARGTRDRVHSLLEAVLSVGRELELTQVLRRIVEAAAVLADAKYAALGIIGPDGDTLSQFITVGLTEEEIALIGPYPTGKGLLGELIRHPQPLRLEDLKRHPASTGCPAHHPEMRTFLGLPVRVRDEVFGNIYLTDKRGAAGFDDDDESVIATLAVAAGVAIDNARLYEEAQRRQRWLTATAEINRRLLSGSSRTQVVELIAQRACDISGAKLAEVLTALPDGSGLRIELALGGDVNGRVGLDVALEGTISGAACAAGFPVTSPDLAGDARYPGCVPRFEGMGPAVAVPLGRAEGHTEGVLLLVRGSGEPEFTERETDPLLGFADQAALALELAERRRDAEQLAVLEDRDRIARDLHDLAIQRLFATGMTLQSASRFIDHPGASDRVLRAVGDLDETIKIIRSTIFGLRVREAGAGQGLRARAVHVVEEAQAALGFAPRLSMEGLLDTDVPPAVADHLVAVLGEALSNAARHARAGRVEVTLQAAGGQVALTVQDDGIGIPAQGRRSGLRNIEERARTLGGALAVTAPPTGGTVLNWTAPLGH is encoded by the coding sequence GTGCGCCAGGAGGAACCGCGGTCGCGGCTCCCGCAGCTGAGGCTGGACGAGCTGCTGGCCGAGCTGCAGGCCCGCATCGACGTGGCCCGGGGCACCCGGGACCGGGTGCACAGCCTGCTGGAGGCCGTCCTGTCGGTCGGCCGGGAGCTGGAACTGACCCAGGTGCTGCGCCGGATCGTGGAGGCCGCGGCCGTCCTCGCCGACGCCAAGTACGCGGCGCTCGGCATCATCGGCCCGGACGGCGACACCCTCTCGCAGTTCATCACGGTCGGCCTGACCGAGGAGGAGATCGCCCTGATCGGCCCCTACCCCACCGGGAAGGGCCTGCTCGGCGAACTCATCCGGCACCCGCAGCCGCTGCGCCTGGAGGACCTCAAGCGGCACCCGGCGTCCACCGGCTGCCCCGCCCACCACCCCGAGATGCGGACCTTCCTGGGCCTGCCGGTCCGGGTCCGCGACGAGGTGTTCGGCAACATCTACCTGACCGACAAGCGCGGCGCGGCCGGCTTCGACGACGACGACGAGTCGGTGATCGCCACCCTCGCGGTGGCCGCCGGAGTCGCCATCGACAACGCCCGGCTGTACGAGGAGGCGCAGCGCAGGCAGCGCTGGCTGACCGCCACCGCCGAGATCAACCGCCGTCTGCTGTCCGGGAGTTCGCGTACCCAGGTGGTGGAGCTGATCGCCCAGCGGGCCTGCGACATCTCCGGCGCGAAGCTCGCCGAGGTGCTGACCGCGCTGCCCGACGGCAGCGGACTGCGGATCGAGCTGGCGCTCGGCGGCGACGTCAACGGCCGGGTCGGGCTGGACGTCGCGCTGGAGGGCACGATCTCCGGCGCGGCGTGCGCGGCCGGCTTCCCGGTGACCTCGCCCGACCTGGCGGGGGACGCCCGCTACCCCGGCTGCGTGCCGCGCTTCGAGGGCATGGGCCCGGCCGTCGCGGTGCCGCTGGGACGGGCCGAGGGCCACACCGAGGGGGTGCTGCTGCTGGTCCGCGGCAGCGGCGAGCCCGAGTTCACCGAGCGCGAGACCGACCCGCTGCTGGGCTTCGCCGACCAGGCCGCGCTCGCCCTGGAACTGGCCGAACGACGGCGCGACGCCGAGCAGTTGGCCGTCCTGGAGGACCGCGACCGGATCGCCCGCGACCTGCACGACCTGGCCATCCAGCGGCTGTTCGCGACCGGCATGACGCTGCAGAGCGCGTCCCGGTTCATCGACCACCCCGGGGCGTCCGACCGGGTGCTGCGGGCGGTCGGCGACCTGGACGAGACCATCAAGATCATCCGGTCGACGATCTTCGGCCTGCGGGTCCGCGAGGCCGGCGCCGGACAGGGCCTGCGGGCCCGCGCCGTGCACGTGGTCGAGGAGGCCCAGGCCGCCCTCGGCTTCGCGCCCCGGCTCAGCATGGAGGGCCTGCTCGACACCGACGTGCCGCCCGCCGTCGCCGACCACCTGGTCGCCGTCCTCGGCGAGGCGCTCAGCAACGCCGCCCGGCACGCCAGGGCCGGCCGGGTCGAGGTCACCCTCCAGGCGGCCGGCGGCCAGGTCGCCCTCACCGTCCAGGACGACGGCATCGGCATCCCCGCCCAGGGCCGCCGCAGCGGCCTGCGCAACATCGAGGAGCGCGCCCGCACCCTCGGCGGCGCCCTCGCCGTCACCGCCCCGCCCACCGGCGGCACCGTCCTCAACTGGACCGCCCCGCTCGGGCACTGA
- a CDS encoding antibiotic biosynthesis monooxygenase, whose product MNEPPVPPVAASWRRIDAWPPRHAPASLALLRPPATPGAPAAAERVLGRPLPAELRESLGCHDGVREWATLLPEQSPLSGAGIAGHWRMCMDVAAENDGLAVRPRDDEPWWHPDWLPWAETADGRAHVLDLRPGPEHGRLGWAGWAGHSGGGDFTDPCPGLLPARGRRSPAHRRRRPRRAPRPDGGWSARPGGRSGRRSALTAPGGPGGPGVGLGSAGDGSIGRRGERVSGEGKFSVYGRLTALPGRRDELVAALLEGLRAGGESGGLVAYSINTALDDPDAVWLTQLWTDQAAHDATTRSEPVAAATRRVAPLLARRPEGAYGHAVHTAHVGDRATGS is encoded by the coding sequence ATGAACGAGCCCCCGGTCCCGCCGGTCGCCGCCTCCTGGCGGCGGATCGACGCCTGGCCGCCCCGGCACGCGCCCGCCTCGCTCGCGCTGCTGCGCCCGCCCGCCACTCCCGGCGCGCCGGCCGCGGCGGAGCGGGTGCTGGGCCGGCCGCTGCCGGCCGAGCTGCGCGAGTCGCTGGGCTGCCACGACGGCGTGCGCGAGTGGGCGACGCTGCTGCCCGAGCAGTCCCCGCTGAGCGGGGCCGGGATCGCCGGGCACTGGCGGATGTGCATGGACGTCGCGGCGGAGAACGACGGCCTGGCCGTCCGTCCCCGGGACGACGAGCCCTGGTGGCACCCGGACTGGCTGCCCTGGGCCGAGACCGCCGACGGCCGCGCCCACGTCCTCGACCTGCGCCCCGGCCCGGAGCACGGCCGGCTCGGCTGGGCCGGCTGGGCCGGCCACTCCGGCGGCGGGGACTTCACCGACCCCTGCCCCGGCCTCCTACCTGCACGAGGTCGCCGAAGCCCTGCACACCGGCGGCGGCGTCCGCGGCGCGCACCCCGGCCTGACGGCGGATGGTCGGCTCGACCGGGAGGCCGGTCCGGCCGCCGGTCCGCTCTGACGGCTCCAGGCGGCCCGGGCGGCCCGGGGGTTGGGCTAGGCTCGGCCGGGGACGGATCGATCGGTCGAAGGGGCGAACGCGTGTCCGGTGAAGGCAAGTTCAGCGTCTACGGTCGGCTGACCGCGCTGCCCGGTCGGCGCGACGAGCTGGTCGCGGCGCTGTTGGAGGGGCTCCGGGCCGGTGGCGAGTCCGGCGGGCTGGTCGCGTACAGCATCAACACCGCGCTCGACGACCCGGACGCGGTCTGGCTGACCCAGCTGTGGACCGACCAGGCGGCGCACGACGCGACCACCCGCTCCGAGCCGGTCGCCGCCGCCACCCGCCGGGTCGCCCCGCTGCTGGCCCGGCGGCCCGAGGGCGCCTACGGCCACGCCGTCCACACCGCCCACGTCGGGGACCGGGCCACGGGGTCCTGA
- a CDS encoding AAA family ATPase, with protein sequence MLIAMAGLPGAGKSTVGQALARRLAAPVVSVDPIEAAMRRAGVAADQPTGLAAYVVAEAVADGVLALGQHVVVDAVNAVEAARAQWRALAARHGVPVAFLEVVCPDQDLHRARLAGRRRGIAGFPEPSWAAVQRLRAAYQPWPAARPGEPEPLRLVLDSTVEVEPNVSTALAFLGVRS encoded by the coding sequence ATGCTGATCGCGATGGCGGGCCTGCCCGGTGCGGGCAAGAGCACGGTCGGCCAGGCGCTGGCGCGCCGGCTGGCGGCGCCCGTGGTGTCGGTGGACCCGATCGAGGCGGCGATGCGCCGGGCCGGGGTGGCCGCCGACCAGCCGACCGGCCTGGCCGCGTACGTGGTGGCCGAGGCGGTCGCGGACGGGGTGCTGGCGCTCGGCCAGCACGTGGTCGTCGACGCCGTCAACGCGGTGGAGGCGGCCCGCGCGCAGTGGCGCGCGCTGGCCGCCCGGCACGGCGTGCCGGTGGCGTTCCTGGAGGTGGTCTGCCCGGACCAGGACCTGCACCGGGCCCGGCTGGCGGGCCGCCGGCGCGGCATCGCGGGCTTCCCGGAGCCGAGCTGGGCGGCGGTCCAGCGGCTGCGGGCCGCGTACCAGCCCTGGCCGGCCGCCCGGCCGGGCGAGCCGGAACCGCTGCGGCTCGTGCTGGACAGCACGGTCGAGGTGGAGCCGAACGTCTCGACCGCGCTGGCTTTCCTGGGCGTGCGCTCCTGA
- a CDS encoding DUF5682 family protein, whose translation MARPARPAEALFLGVRHHSPACAALVARTIAEVRPAHVLIEGPADLNPRLDELLLGHELPVAVFSHYRDEARTATSWAPLCAYSPEWVALTEGRAAGARVRFVDLPAWHAAFTDRARPLANRFADSEARYARATARLCEAFGTDSPDTLWDGLVELPDQAGLAERLDAYFELVRGDAAADEGDAAREAYMARWVRAALARRDGPVLVVTGGFHTPALRALVASGAPEPGWPAVPEPPAGAVGGSHLVPYSFAQLDAFGGYQAGMPSPGYYQLLWELGPVGAADGLVERAVRQLRAAKVPVSTADLIAARTLAEGLAALRGHRTRSRADVLDGLVSGLVGEALERPLPWQERGRPDAGGDPLVRALVAAGTGDRRGRLHPDTPAPPLVHDVAAEQAVCGVEPGEAAAADLTTPEGLRRSRFLHRLRVLEIPGHVRAAGPTGGGDPVFTERWEPAPGGWAHRRDAALIEAGAYGARLADAAAVALAGRARAADADPADLAGLLFDAVLCGVGTLAGELLDTLAERIGRSPELGAVGEVLATTLDLWRHDRIYGVAADPRLAGLVDAALHRVLWLAEGLHGGTGVDHARLRATAAARDALRHAAAVLTLDRPTALATATRVAADPAAPPDLRGAALGLCWSLTAAEPAPDATGPVGSAGSVGFSAEAVARQARAWAGQPERLGDWLSGVFVLAREQLTGPALESVDDTSLFDSLDTIVTGLPDGDFLSGLPALRQAFGYFPPRERERIAERLLARRGRTGSARALLRTSADPALLARAAALELGVTDLLSRYGLTPTAPDVPDTLAPPTEAPTAETPATPLPPSTTPTAALPDEGLERWRLILGAAAERCTGGLGEHAAARDAALEWLYGRDPEAGRRGVRRSGGSRRGGGEASRVTPVDWLEDVHRLFPKETVERLERDAVERYGIDEIVTDPEVLSRVEPSQSLLRAVLRTKHLMNPELLSLARRLVEAVVRDLLDRLRPEVRRAFTGARAPGRSRIPLARDFDFRSTVRANLAHYQPEHRRLLIERPYFHTRTRRTLEQWQLVLLVDQSGSMAGSVIHSAVTAACLWNLPGLRTHLVAFDTSVVDLTEEVADPVELLMRVQLGGGTDIARAVDYGAGLLDNPRRSIVVLVSDFFEGGDPGRLLYGVRKLVEQGSTVLGLAALDEEADPVYDRELAARMVGLGAHVGAMTPGALAAFVAEKVGR comes from the coding sequence ATGGCACGCCCCGCCCGACCGGCCGAGGCGCTCTTCCTGGGCGTCCGGCACCACTCGCCGGCCTGCGCGGCCCTGGTGGCGCGCACCATCGCCGAGGTGCGGCCCGCGCACGTGCTGATCGAGGGCCCGGCCGACCTGAACCCCCGGCTGGACGAGCTGCTGCTCGGCCACGAGCTGCCGGTCGCGGTGTTCAGCCACTACCGGGACGAGGCGCGGACGGCGACGTCCTGGGCGCCGCTGTGCGCGTACTCGCCGGAGTGGGTGGCGCTGACCGAGGGCCGGGCGGCGGGCGCGCGGGTGCGCTTCGTCGACCTGCCGGCCTGGCACGCGGCGTTCACCGACCGGGCCCGCCCGCTGGCGAACCGGTTCGCGGACTCCGAGGCCCGGTACGCGCGGGCCACCGCGCGGCTGTGCGAGGCGTTCGGCACCGACTCGCCGGACACCCTGTGGGACGGCCTGGTCGAGCTCCCCGACCAGGCCGGCCTGGCCGAACGGCTGGACGCCTACTTCGAGTTGGTGCGCGGCGACGCGGCGGCGGACGAGGGCGACGCGGCCCGCGAGGCGTACATGGCGCGCTGGGTGCGGGCCGCGCTGGCCCGGCGGGACGGGCCGGTGCTGGTGGTCACCGGCGGCTTCCACACGCCCGCGCTGCGGGCGCTGGTGGCGTCCGGCGCGCCGGAGCCCGGCTGGCCGGCGGTGCCGGAGCCGCCGGCGGGCGCGGTCGGCGGGAGCCACCTGGTGCCGTACTCCTTCGCCCAGTTGGACGCGTTCGGCGGCTACCAGGCCGGCATGCCCTCCCCCGGCTACTACCAACTGCTGTGGGAGCTGGGCCCGGTGGGCGCGGCGGACGGCCTGGTCGAGCGCGCGGTGCGGCAGTTGCGGGCGGCGAAGGTGCCGGTGTCGACGGCCGACCTGATCGCGGCCCGCACCCTCGCCGAGGGCCTGGCCGCCCTGCGCGGCCACCGGACGCGCTCGCGCGCCGACGTGCTCGACGGCCTGGTCTCCGGGCTGGTCGGTGAGGCCCTGGAGCGGCCGCTGCCCTGGCAGGAGCGCGGCCGTCCGGATGCGGGCGGCGACCCGCTGGTCCGGGCGCTGGTCGCGGCGGGCACCGGCGACCGGCGCGGCCGGCTCCACCCGGACACGCCCGCGCCGCCGCTGGTCCACGACGTGGCGGCCGAGCAGGCCGTCTGCGGCGTCGAGCCGGGCGAGGCGGCGGCGGCCGACCTGACGACGCCGGAGGGCCTGCGGCGCAGCCGCTTCCTGCACCGGCTGCGGGTGTTGGAGATCCCCGGGCACGTCCGGGCGGCCGGGCCGACCGGCGGCGGCGACCCGGTCTTCACCGAGCGCTGGGAGCCCGCCCCGGGCGGCTGGGCGCACCGGCGCGACGCCGCGCTGATCGAGGCCGGCGCGTACGGGGCCCGGCTGGCCGACGCGGCCGCCGTCGCCCTCGCCGGGCGGGCCCGCGCCGCCGACGCGGACCCGGCGGACCTCGCCGGGCTGCTGTTCGACGCCGTGCTGTGCGGCGTCGGCACGCTGGCCGGCGAACTGCTCGACACGCTGGCCGAGCGGATCGGCCGCTCCCCCGAACTCGGCGCGGTCGGCGAGGTGTTGGCCACCACCCTGGACCTGTGGCGGCATGACCGGATCTACGGGGTGGCCGCCGATCCCCGGCTCGCCGGACTGGTCGACGCCGCGCTGCACCGCGTGCTCTGGCTGGCCGAGGGCCTGCACGGCGGCACCGGCGTCGACCACGCCCGGCTGCGCGCCACCGCCGCCGCCCGCGACGCCCTCCGGCACGCCGCCGCCGTCCTCACCCTGGACCGCCCCACCGCCCTCGCCACCGCCACCCGCGTCGCCGCCGACCCGGCCGCCCCGCCCGACCTGCGCGGCGCGGCCCTCGGCCTGTGCTGGTCCCTGACCGCCGCCGAACCGGCCCCGGACGCGACCGGGCCCGTCGGGTCCGCCGGCTCCGTCGGGTTCTCGGCCGAGGCGGTCGCCCGGCAGGCTCGGGCGTGGGCCGGGCAGCCGGAGCGGTTGGGCGACTGGCTGTCGGGGGTGTTCGTGCTGGCGCGCGAGCAGTTGACGGGGCCCGCCCTGGAATCGGTCGATGACACGTCACTGTTCGATTCGCTGGACACGATCGTCACCGGGCTGCCGGACGGCGACTTCCTCTCCGGCCTGCCCGCACTACGCCAGGCGTTCGGCTACTTCCCGCCCCGCGAGCGCGAGCGGATCGCGGAGCGCCTGCTGGCCCGCCGCGGCCGCACCGGCTCGGCCCGCGCCCTGCTGCGCACCAGCGCCGACCCGGCCCTGCTCGCCCGCGCCGCCGCCCTGGAACTCGGCGTCACCGACCTACTGTCCCGCTACGGCCTGACCCCGACGGCCCCGGACGTCCCGGATACCCTCGCCCCGCCCACCGAGGCGCCGACCGCCGAGACGCCCGCCACGCCCCTGCCCCCGAGCACCACCCCGACCGCCGCCCTCCCCGACGAGGGCCTGGAGCGCTGGCGGCTGATCCTCGGCGCGGCCGCCGAGCGCTGCACCGGCGGCCTCGGCGAGCACGCGGCCGCGCGGGACGCCGCGCTGGAGTGGCTGTACGGGCGCGACCCGGAGGCGGGTCGGCGCGGGGTCCGCCGCTCCGGCGGGTCGCGGCGGGGCGGCGGCGAGGCGTCCCGGGTGACGCCGGTGGACTGGCTGGAGGACGTGCACCGGCTGTTCCCGAAGGAGACCGTGGAGCGGCTGGAGCGGGACGCGGTGGAGCGCTACGGGATCGACGAGATCGTCACCGATCCGGAGGTGCTGTCCCGGGTCGAGCCGAGCCAGTCGCTGCTGCGCGCCGTGCTGCGCACCAAGCACCTGATGAACCCCGAACTCCTCTCCCTGGCCCGCAGGTTGGTGGAGGCCGTGGTGCGCGACCTGCTGGACCGGCTGCGTCCGGAGGTGCGCCGGGCGTTCACCGGCGCGCGGGCGCCGGGCCGCAGCCGGATCCCGCTGGCCCGGGACTTCGACTTCCGTTCCACCGTGCGGGCGAACCTGGCGCACTACCAGCCGGAGCACCGGCGCCTGCTGATCGAGCGGCCGTACTTCCACACCCGGACGCGGCGCACCCTGGAGCAGTGGCAACTGGTGCTGCTGGTCGACCAGTCGGGCTCGATGGCCGGCTCGGTGATCCACTCCGCGGTGACGGCGGCCTGCCTGTGGAACCTGCCGGGGCTGCGCACCCACCTGGTGGCGTTCGACACCTCGGTGGTGGACCTGACCGAGGAGGTGGCCGACCCGGTGGAGCTGCTGATGCGGGTGCAGTTGGGCGGCGGCACGGACATCGCCCGGGCGGTGGACTACGGGGCCGGCCTGCTGGACAACCCGCGGCGCAGCATCGTGGTGCTGGTGTCGGACTTCTTCGAGGGCGGCGACCCGGGCCGACTGCTGTACGGGGTGCGGAAGTTGGTGGAGCAGGGCAGCACGGTGCTCGGGCTGGCGGCGTTGGACGAGGAGGCCGACCCGGTGTACGACCGCGAACTGGCGGCCCGGATGGTCGGGTTGGGGGCGCACGTGGGGGCGATGACGCCGGGCGCGCTGGCCGCGTTCGTGGCGGAGAAGGTGGGCCGGTGA
- a CDS encoding GNAT family N-acetyltransferase, with protein MNLTTDEVAAAGAAWVWRPDDAEVFADGTCTVLRLPDRYAFDLSVVSFTPTGPLGAAVDAVLALARTLGPPVLDWQVLIGDPPGLGAELAARGGRVKLGLEILAADLSAGAPPTVASGAASGAATELRWVRDPATARDAAAIEVIGFGGELPPAAWYEDAAARGGASVPAGRGGTLVAYADGTPVGAASLELVDGVARLTGGVVVPSWRGRGVYRELLGARLAYGVANGARLALVKANPDTSGPILRRNGFTGFGQEPVYVVRLG; from the coding sequence ATGAACCTGACGACGGACGAGGTGGCGGCCGCGGGCGCGGCCTGGGTGTGGCGGCCGGACGACGCCGAGGTCTTCGCGGACGGGACGTGCACCGTGCTGCGGCTGCCCGACCGGTACGCCTTCGACCTGTCGGTGGTCTCCTTCACCCCGACCGGCCCGCTCGGTGCGGCCGTGGACGCCGTGCTGGCGCTGGCCCGGACGCTCGGGCCGCCGGTGCTGGACTGGCAGGTGCTGATCGGCGACCCGCCCGGGCTGGGCGCCGAACTCGCCGCGCGCGGCGGGCGGGTCAAGCTCGGACTGGAGATCCTGGCCGCCGACCTCTCGGCCGGCGCACCGCCGACCGTCGCGTCCGGGGCCGCGTCCGGGGCCGCGACCGAGCTGCGCTGGGTGCGCGACCCGGCCACCGCGCGGGACGCCGCGGCCATCGAGGTCATCGGCTTCGGCGGTGAACTCCCGCCCGCCGCCTGGTACGAGGACGCGGCGGCCCGCGGCGGGGCGAGCGTCCCGGCGGGCCGTGGCGGCACCCTCGTCGCGTACGCGGACGGCACGCCGGTCGGCGCCGCGAGCCTCGAACTCGTCGACGGCGTGGCCCGGTTGACCGGCGGCGTGGTCGTCCCGTCCTGGCGCGGGCGGGGGGTCTACCGGGAACTGCTGGGCGCCCGCCTCGCGTACGGGGTGGCGAACGGTGCCCGGCTGGCCCTGGTCAAGGCCAATCCGGACACCTCCGGTCCGATCCTGCGCCGCAACGGCTTCACCGGGTTCGGCCAGGAGCCGGTCTACGTGGTCCGGTTGGGCTGA
- a CDS encoding YciI family protein → MAKYMLIMRATDETLAKMMETPFEQMLETVGRFNEELIRAGVLIAAEGLDDPSQGVVVDFAGEQPVVTDGPYGETKELFGGFYLIDVASKEEAVEWAKRLPALPGSKCEVRRVPSIDEFPQDNEWVALERAWRERTGQL, encoded by the coding sequence ATGGCCAAGTACATGCTGATCATGCGGGCGACGGACGAGACCCTGGCGAAGATGATGGAGACGCCCTTCGAGCAGATGCTGGAGACGGTGGGCCGGTTCAACGAGGAGCTGATCCGGGCGGGCGTGCTGATCGCCGCCGAGGGCCTGGACGACCCGTCGCAGGGCGTGGTGGTCGACTTCGCGGGTGAGCAGCCGGTGGTCACGGACGGCCCGTACGGCGAGACGAAGGAGCTGTTCGGCGGGTTCTACCTGATCGACGTCGCCTCGAAGGAGGAGGCCGTGGAGTGGGCCAAGCGGCTCCCGGCGCTGCCGGGTTCGAAGTGCGAGGTCCGCCGGGTGCCGAGCATCGACGAGTTCCCGCAGGACAACGAGTGGGTCGCGCTGGAGCGGGCCTGGCGCGAGCGGACCGGCCAGCTCTGA
- a CDS encoding ATP-binding protein, whose amino-acid sequence MPVPTAAADRPVLQRPPAEVRFAAELAALREQDADPRPPGWALSLRAARRFVVGDERAGVSRKFVGNATLVERALVTLATDRGLMLVGEPGTAKSLLSELIAAAVSGTSTLTVQGGAATTEDQIKYGWNYALLVSEGPSTRSLVPAPMLKGMAQGKVVRFEEITRCPLEVQDCLLSLLSERVLAVPELEGPDGMVFASAGFNVIATANTRDRGVNEMSAALKRRFNFETVFPIADFATEVALVEAESTALLRRSGVEPAPDRDLLEVLVATFRELRAPDGGSGGRGGSSAVLSTAEAVSVAHAVGVRGWFLRQEPGSAADLVTCLAGTAAKDSPDDLARLRRFLEQQAKQRKGGRWRELYDARHLLAD is encoded by the coding sequence ATGCCCGTTCCGACCGCTGCCGCCGACCGTCCCGTCCTGCAGCGGCCGCCCGCCGAGGTGCGGTTCGCGGCGGAGTTGGCGGCGCTGCGCGAGCAGGACGCGGATCCGCGGCCGCCGGGCTGGGCGTTGAGTCTGCGGGCGGCGCGGCGGTTCGTGGTGGGTGACGAGCGGGCCGGGGTGAGCCGGAAGTTCGTGGGGAACGCGACGCTGGTGGAGCGGGCGCTGGTGACGCTGGCGACGGATCGCGGACTGATGCTGGTGGGTGAGCCGGGGACGGCGAAGTCGCTGCTGTCGGAGCTGATCGCGGCGGCGGTCAGCGGCACGTCCACGTTGACAGTGCAGGGCGGTGCGGCGACCACCGAGGACCAGATCAAGTACGGCTGGAACTACGCGCTGCTGGTCTCGGAGGGCCCGTCGACGCGTTCGCTGGTGCCCGCGCCGATGCTGAAGGGCATGGCGCAGGGCAAGGTGGTGCGGTTCGAGGAGATCACCCGCTGCCCGCTGGAGGTGCAGGACTGCCTGCTCTCGCTGCTGTCCGAACGGGTGCTGGCGGTGCCGGAGTTGGAGGGCCCGGACGGCATGGTGTTCGCGAGCGCCGGGTTCAACGTGATCGCCACGGCGAACACCCGGGACCGGGGCGTCAACGAGATGAGCGCCGCGCTCAAGCGCCGGTTCAACTTCGAGACGGTCTTCCCGATCGCCGACTTCGCCACCGAAGTCGCTCTGGTGGAGGCCGAGTCGACGGCTTTGCTGCGCCGGTCGGGTGTCGAGCCGGCCCCGGACCGGGACCTGCTGGAGGTGCTGGTGGCGACCTTCCGCGAGCTGCGGGCACCGGACGGCGGCAGCGGCGGACGGGGCGGTTCCTCGGCGGTGCTGAGCACCGCCGAGGCGGTCTCGGTGGCGCACGCGGTGGGCGTGCGCGGCTGGTTCCTGCGCCAGGAGCCGGGCAGCGCGGCCGATCTGGTGACCTGCCTGGCCGGAACTGCGGCCAAGGACAGCCCGGACGACCTGGCCCGGCTGCGGCGCTTCCTGGAGCAGCAGGCCAAGCAGCGCAAGGGCGGCCGCTGGCGCGAACTGTACGACGCCCGGCACCTGTTGGCCGACTGA